One Pantoea eucalypti genomic region harbors:
- the uraH gene encoding hydroxyisourate hydrolase, with translation MSTVTTHILDTALGKPASGVAISLEQNSPEGWFPISQGETDSDGRLKDLTPEPLTPGHYRLTAEIGDYFAVAGRDALYVSAQIDFMIAEAGSHFHLPFLISPWSWSTYRGS, from the coding sequence ATGAGCACTGTGACCACCCATATTCTCGACACGGCGCTGGGTAAACCGGCCAGCGGCGTGGCGATTTCACTGGAGCAGAACAGCCCGGAAGGCTGGTTTCCGATTTCACAGGGTGAAACGGACAGCGACGGGCGTCTGAAAGATCTGACGCCTGAGCCGCTGACGCCGGGCCACTACCGTTTAACGGCGGAAATCGGCGACTATTTTGCCGTCGCCGGTCGGGATGCGCTCTACGTCAGTGCACAGATCGATTTTATGATCGCTGAGGCGGGCAGCCATTTTCATCTGCCATTTCTGATTTCGCCCTGGTCCTGGTCAACTTATCGCGGCAGTTAA
- the uraD gene encoding 2-oxo-4-hydroxy-4-carboxy-5-ureidoimidazoline decarboxylase, whose protein sequence is MELATFNQLSADEAQSAIRHCVAIPHWQQSMVAGRPFATIEALLATADALARQWQQPELEAALSAHPRIGERADGADKESVLSRGEQSAMQQADYALQQAMQQGNQAYEARFGRVFLIRAKGRSGEQMLAELQRRLQNSDVTEQQEALDQLREITLLRLKETIQ, encoded by the coding sequence ATGGAGTTAGCCACATTTAATCAGCTGTCAGCTGACGAGGCGCAGTCGGCCATCCGGCACTGTGTGGCGATCCCGCACTGGCAGCAGTCGATGGTGGCGGGCCGGCCTTTTGCCACCATTGAGGCGCTACTGGCCACTGCCGATGCGCTGGCTCGCCAGTGGCAGCAGCCCGAGCTGGAAGCGGCCTTGTCAGCACATCCCCGCATTGGCGAACGCGCGGACGGCGCGGACAAAGAGTCTGTACTGTCGCGCGGGGAGCAGTCCGCGATGCAGCAGGCCGATTATGCTCTGCAACAGGCGATGCAGCAGGGGAATCAGGCGTATGAAGCGCGTTTTGGCCGGGTGTTTCTGATTCGTGCCAAAGGGCGCAGCGGCGAACAGATGCTCGCAGAGTTGCAGCGTCGGTTGCAGAATAGCGATGTTACCGAGCAGCAGGAGGCGCTGGATCAACTGCGTGAAATTACCCTGTTACGCCTTAAGGAGACGATTCAATGA
- the hpxK gene encoding allantoate amidohydrolase: MMMSASEAQAAAQRVMARCDALAAISETAEGLTRVYLSAEHLRANACVGEWMQAAGMQVWQDEVGNICGRYEAAEAGAPALLLGSHLDTVRNAGRYDGMLGVLSAIETVQWLNEHQRRLPLAIEVIGFGDEEGTRFGITLLGSRGITGSWPQSWVTHPDGNGITVAQAMADVGLDSDRIASAARRVEDIVGYLELHIEQGPCLEQEDLALGVVTAINGARRLNCRFTGEAGHAGTVPMTHRKDALAAAAEWMVFIEQATREQDPQLVATVGTINCAPGAVNVIPGEVSLSLDVRGPLDNPLETLLSSLLTQAEAIALRRGLRFESNEYYRIGATACDSALQQALSHAVETVQGRSLSLPSGAGHDAIAIAERWPVGMLFVRNHRGISHHPAESVAVDDVAPALQAYLEAVSLIAGRS, translated from the coding sequence ATGATGATGAGTGCCAGCGAAGCTCAGGCCGCTGCACAGCGCGTGATGGCGCGCTGTGATGCGCTGGCAGCGATCAGCGAAACGGCTGAGGGCCTGACCCGCGTCTACCTGTCGGCGGAACATCTGCGCGCCAACGCCTGCGTCGGTGAGTGGATGCAGGCAGCGGGGATGCAGGTGTGGCAGGATGAAGTCGGCAATATCTGTGGGCGCTATGAGGCGGCAGAAGCGGGTGCGCCTGCGCTGCTGCTCGGCTCCCATCTCGATACGGTGCGCAACGCCGGCCGCTACGACGGGATGCTGGGAGTGCTCAGCGCCATTGAAACCGTACAGTGGCTAAATGAACATCAGCGCCGCCTGCCGCTGGCCATTGAGGTGATTGGCTTTGGCGACGAAGAGGGCACCCGTTTTGGCATTACGCTGCTTGGCAGTCGCGGGATTACCGGCAGCTGGCCGCAAAGCTGGGTGACACATCCCGACGGCAATGGCATTACTGTCGCGCAGGCGATGGCCGATGTTGGTCTCGACAGCGACAGGATCGCATCTGCGGCGCGGCGGGTTGAGGATATCGTCGGATATCTTGAGCTGCACATCGAACAAGGCCCCTGTCTGGAGCAGGAAGATCTGGCGCTGGGTGTGGTCACGGCGATTAACGGTGCGCGCCGCCTCAACTGTCGTTTCACCGGCGAAGCGGGCCATGCGGGAACGGTGCCGATGACGCATCGCAAAGATGCGCTGGCCGCCGCCGCCGAGTGGATGGTGTTTATCGAGCAGGCCACCCGTGAGCAGGATCCGCAGCTGGTCGCGACTGTGGGCACGATTAACTGCGCGCCGGGTGCAGTGAATGTGATCCCCGGCGAGGTATCGCTGTCGCTGGACGTGCGCGGTCCGCTGGATAATCCGCTGGAGACGCTGCTCTCCAGCCTGCTAACGCAGGCTGAGGCGATTGCGCTGCGTCGTGGACTTCGCTTCGAGTCGAATGAATATTATCGCATCGGTGCTACCGCCTGTGACTCCGCGCTGCAACAGGCGCTGAGCCATGCAGTGGAAACGGTGCAGGGTCGCAGTCTGTCACTGCCGAGCGGGGCCGGGCACGACGCTATCGCTATCGCTGAACGCTGGCCGGTCGGCATGTTATTTGTGCGTAACCATCGCGGCATCAGTCATCATCCGGCAGAGTCGGTGGCGGTTGACGATGTGGCTCCTGCGCTGCAGGCTTATCTGGAAGCGGTCTCGCTGATTGCCGGACGGAGTTAA
- a CDS encoding pyridoxal-phosphate-dependent aminotransferase family protein has protein sequence MNITQYPQLNPPQRLLMGPGPINADPRVLRAMSSQLLGQYDPAMTHYMNEVMALYRGVFRTENRWTLLIDGTSRAGIESILLSAIRPGDKVLVPVFGRFGHLLCEIARRCRADVHTIEVPWGEVFTPDQIEDAIKKVRPRLLLTVQGDTSTTMLQPLEQLGAICKQYGVLFYTDATASLAGNPLETDAWGLDAVSAGMQKCLGGPSGTSPITLSAEMEAVIRKRKCVEQGIRTEAHQDGDDEMIYSNYFDLGMIMDYWGPERLNHHTEATSALFGARECARLILQEGLDNGIARHKLHGEAMLKGIQGMGLETFGDLKNKMNNVLGVMIPSGVNGDQVRKLMLEDFGIEIGTSFGPLHGKVWRIGTMGYNARKDCVMQTLSALETVLTHVGYRTPQGAGAQAAWDHYGSQA, from the coding sequence ATGAATATAACACAATACCCGCAACTCAATCCGCCACAGCGTCTGCTGATGGGACCGGGACCGATCAACGCCGATCCCCGCGTGCTGCGCGCCATGTCGAGCCAGCTGCTGGGTCAGTACGATCCCGCGATGACCCACTACATGAACGAAGTGATGGCGCTCTATCGCGGCGTGTTCCGCACAGAGAACCGCTGGACGCTGCTGATTGATGGCACCTCTCGTGCCGGCATCGAATCGATACTGCTCTCCGCTATCCGCCCTGGCGACAAAGTGCTGGTCCCGGTGTTTGGCCGCTTCGGTCATCTGCTGTGCGAAATTGCCCGCCGCTGTCGTGCGGACGTTCACACCATCGAAGTGCCGTGGGGCGAAGTCTTTACCCCGGACCAGATTGAAGATGCGATCAAAAAAGTGCGGCCACGCCTGCTGCTGACCGTGCAGGGCGATACCTCGACCACCATGCTGCAGCCACTTGAGCAGCTGGGGGCGATCTGTAAACAGTACGGCGTGCTGTTCTACACCGATGCCACCGCGTCGCTGGCGGGCAACCCGCTGGAAACGGATGCCTGGGGACTGGATGCCGTATCGGCGGGGATGCAGAAATGCCTGGGCGGCCCATCGGGCACGTCGCCGATCACCCTGAGCGCAGAGATGGAAGCGGTGATCCGCAAACGCAAATGCGTGGAGCAGGGGATCCGCACCGAGGCGCATCAGGATGGAGATGATGAAATGATCTACTCCAACTATTTTGATCTCGGCATGATCATGGATTACTGGGGGCCGGAGCGGCTTAACCATCACACCGAAGCGACCAGTGCGCTGTTTGGCGCCCGCGAGTGTGCCCGTCTGATCCTGCAGGAAGGGCTGGATAACGGCATCGCCCGTCACAAACTGCATGGTGAAGCGATGCTGAAAGGCATTCAGGGAATGGGGCTGGAGACTTTTGGCGATCTGAAAAACAAGATGAACAACGTGCTGGGCGTGATGATCCCGTCAGGTGTCAACGGCGATCAGGTGCGCAAACTGATGCTGGAGGATTTCGGCATTGAGATTGGCACCTCATTTGGTCCGCTGCATGGCAAGGTGTGGCGCATCGGCACCATGGGTTACAACGCGCGCAAAGATTGCGTGATGCAGACGCTATCGGCGCTGGAAACAGTGCTGACTCATGTTGGTTATCGCACGCCGCAGGGCGCGGGTGCGCAGGCCGCCTGGGATCACTACGGGAGCCAGGCATGA
- a CDS encoding amino acid ABC transporter ATP-binding protein — protein MPLITINQVQKYYGDNHVLKGVDLDIDMGEVISIIGRSGSGKSTLLRCMNGLEGYQEGSIKLGGMTITDRDSQAREISRSVGMVFQSFNLFPHMTALENVMLAPRRVLKKSEAECRALAAQMLEKVGLGERLDYYPASLSGGQQQRVAIARALAMTPKVLLCDEITSALDPELVGEVLKVLEQLAAEGMTLILVTHEMSFARDVGDRVVFMHQGRVWEQGDSKTLFAQPQTPELKQFISSVRL, from the coding sequence ATGCCGCTCATCACCATTAATCAGGTGCAAAAATATTACGGCGACAACCATGTGTTGAAAGGCGTGGATCTGGATATCGACATGGGCGAGGTGATCTCGATCATTGGTCGCAGTGGATCCGGCAAAAGCACGTTGCTGCGCTGTATGAACGGGCTGGAAGGCTATCAGGAGGGCAGCATCAAGCTCGGCGGGATGACGATTACCGACCGTGATTCGCAGGCGCGTGAAATCAGCCGCTCGGTCGGAATGGTATTTCAGAGCTTCAACCTGTTCCCGCACATGACGGCGCTGGAGAACGTGATGCTGGCGCCGCGCCGGGTGCTGAAGAAAAGCGAGGCCGAGTGCCGGGCGCTGGCGGCGCAGATGCTGGAAAAGGTCGGGCTGGGTGAACGTCTTGACTACTATCCTGCCAGCCTCTCTGGCGGTCAGCAGCAGCGCGTGGCGATCGCCCGTGCGCTGGCGATGACGCCGAAAGTTTTACTCTGTGATGAGATCACCTCCGCGCTCGATCCTGAACTGGTGGGCGAAGTGCTTAAAGTTCTGGAGCAGCTGGCGGCAGAGGGAATGACGCTGATCCTCGTCACCCATGAAATGAGCTTCGCCCGCGACGTGGGCGATCGTGTGGTCTTTATGCATCAGGGGCGCGTCTGGGAGCAGGGCGACAGTAAAACGCTGTTCGCCCAGCCGCAGACGCCGGAGCTGAAGCAGTTTATCTCTTCGGTTCGTCTCTAA
- a CDS encoding amino acid ABC transporter permease yields the protein MTTFTDWDILRNLLLAARWTLLLSLVAFAGGTLVTLPLLFLRLLQRKWLTRVIRGYTALFQGTPLLMQLFLAFFGVGLFGIDVAPWTAASLALTFYTSAFLVDIWYGSIRALPKGQWEASRCLGLTFGQTLWRVVAPQAIRIGIAPTVGFAVQVIKGTALASIIGFIELTKAGTILNNVTYQPFKVFGLVALGYFLMCYPLSRYSQYLEKKFNAAHHH from the coding sequence ATGACGACCTTTACTGACTGGGACATCCTGCGCAACCTGCTGCTGGCGGCGCGCTGGACCCTGTTACTGTCGCTGGTGGCCTTTGCCGGCGGAACGCTGGTAACGCTGCCACTGCTGTTTCTGCGTCTGCTGCAACGCAAGTGGCTGACGCGCGTGATACGCGGTTACACCGCGCTGTTTCAGGGCACGCCGCTGCTGATGCAGCTGTTCCTGGCATTTTTCGGCGTCGGGCTATTCGGCATTGATGTCGCGCCCTGGACCGCAGCTTCGCTGGCATTGACCTTCTACACCAGCGCCTTTCTGGTGGACATCTGGTACGGCAGCATTCGCGCCCTGCCGAAAGGGCAGTGGGAAGCGTCGCGCTGCCTCGGCCTGACCTTTGGTCAGACGCTATGGCGGGTGGTGGCACCCCAGGCGATCCGCATCGGTATCGCGCCGACCGTGGGCTTTGCCGTGCAGGTGATCAAGGGGACCGCGCTGGCCTCAATTATCGGCTTCATTGAGCTGACTAAGGCGGGCACCATTCTGAACAATGTGACCTATCAGCCGTTTAAAGTCTTTGGGCTGGTGGCGCTGGGCTACTTCCTGATGTGTTATCCGCTGTCTCGCTACAGCCAGTATCTGGAGAAAAAATTCAATGCCGCTCATCACCATTAA
- a CDS encoding amino acid ABC transporter permease yields the protein MTGQLNFPALWPYWPELLSGLWVTLQLTVLATTGGVALGIAGAALRSGKPSWMSRLWGIYVELIRNTPFVVQLFFIVFGLPALGLKLTAGEAALLAMLINLGAYSTEIIRAGIQVTPKGQWEAGRVLGLTRSQTFLRVVLPPALQRIYPALVSQCIIVMLGSSVVSQVSYEELTFAANLIQSRTFLSFEVYLVTTLIYLALSIAMRHLLLAIGRKWFGVQPS from the coding sequence ATGACCGGGCAACTTAACTTTCCCGCCCTGTGGCCCTACTGGCCGGAGCTGCTCTCCGGTCTGTGGGTCACCCTCCAGCTGACGGTGCTGGCGACGACCGGTGGTGTGGCGCTGGGCATTGCGGGCGCGGCGCTGCGCAGTGGCAAACCCAGCTGGATGAGCCGCCTGTGGGGCATCTATGTCGAGCTGATCCGCAATACGCCGTTTGTGGTGCAACTGTTCTTTATTGTTTTCGGTCTGCCTGCGCTGGGGCTGAAACTCACCGCTGGCGAGGCGGCGCTGCTGGCGATGCTGATCAACCTTGGCGCTTACAGTACCGAGATCATCCGTGCCGGAATTCAGGTAACGCCCAAAGGGCAGTGGGAAGCAGGCCGGGTGCTGGGATTAACCCGCAGCCAGACATTTTTGCGGGTGGTGTTGCCACCTGCGCTGCAGCGCATTTACCCGGCGCTGGTCAGTCAGTGCATCATCGTGATGCTGGGGTCGTCGGTGGTGTCCCAGGTTTCTTATGAGGAGCTGACCTTCGCCGCTAACCTGATTCAGTCGCGCACCTTCTTAAGTTTTGAGGTCTATCTGGTGACCACGCTGATCTACCTGGCGTTGTCGATTGCGATGCGCCATCTGCTGCTGGCAATTGGCCGTAAATGGTTTGGAGTGCAGCCATCATGA
- a CDS encoding transporter substrate-binding domain-containing protein, translating into MKKVLMAVAAAALLMAQAGSALADQLQDIQKRGVIRVAVPQDFPPFGSVGTDLQPQGYDIDTAKYLAKQMKLKLQLVPVSSANRVPYLQTDKVDLVISSMGKNAEREKVIDFTRAYAPFFLGVFGPKGDEIKAASALSGKSIGVTRGAVEDMVLSDVAPKDAQIKRYEDNNTTLSAYLSGQVQYVATGNLVVAAIARQNPAKAPVAQFMLKDSPCFIGLKKDEPALKAKVNALIEQGIKDGTLNKLSEEWLKAPLPANLGA; encoded by the coding sequence ATGAAAAAAGTTTTAATGGCGGTAGCAGCTGCAGCATTACTGATGGCTCAGGCGGGAAGTGCGCTGGCCGATCAACTGCAGGACATCCAGAAGCGCGGTGTCATCCGCGTCGCTGTGCCGCAGGATTTCCCACCCTTTGGCTCGGTCGGCACTGACCTGCAGCCGCAGGGGTATGACATCGACACGGCGAAATATCTGGCAAAGCAGATGAAACTTAAGTTGCAGCTGGTGCCGGTCAGCAGTGCCAACCGCGTGCCTTATCTGCAAACTGACAAGGTCGATCTGGTTATCTCCAGCATGGGTAAAAATGCCGAGCGTGAGAAAGTGATCGACTTTACACGTGCCTATGCGCCGTTCTTCCTGGGCGTATTTGGTCCGAAAGGTGATGAGATCAAAGCGGCGTCGGCGCTGAGCGGCAAGTCGATTGGCGTCACGCGCGGTGCGGTAGAAGACATGGTGCTCAGCGACGTTGCGCCGAAAGATGCGCAGATAAAACGCTATGAAGATAACAATACCACGTTGTCTGCCTATCTCTCCGGTCAGGTGCAATATGTCGCCACCGGTAACCTGGTGGTTGCCGCGATTGCACGCCAGAATCCGGCTAAAGCGCCTGTCGCGCAGTTTATGCTGAAAGATTCACCCTGCTTTATCGGCCTGAAGAAAGATGAGCCTGCGCTGAAAGCGAAAGTCAATGCGCTGATTGAGCAGGGCATCAAAGATGGCACTCTGAATAAACTGTCAGAAGAGTGGCTCAAAGCGCCGCTGCCCGCCAACCTCGGCGCCTGA
- the hpxU gene encoding MurR/RpiR family transcriptional regulator HpxU gives MQQLDERLRSHYPQLSPQEQRIADFVFDHFDDLISYNSAELARLSGVSKATVSRLFKRLGYEKYKDMRDELRILRQSGMPLTDNRDAVQGNTLLARHYKQEMANLTQWVNSLDAQHFNEVIQQLSQAKRIFIIGMRNAYPVALHLRQQLVQARSQVHILPQPGQTLAEELVDITPDDMVIVMAFRRRPRIIRPLMQQLQAAGIPLLALCEPQAQTVITLARWQLCTPLDSVSAFDSYSAAMSLVNLIANALLHEMLAQGRQRIHQIADLYQQFDELEHR, from the coding sequence ATGCAACAGCTTGATGAACGACTCAGAAGTCACTATCCCCAGCTCTCGCCACAGGAACAGCGCATTGCTGACTTCGTGTTTGACCATTTCGATGACCTGATCAGCTACAACAGCGCCGAGCTGGCGCGGCTCAGTGGTGTGTCGAAAGCCACGGTCAGCAGGCTGTTTAAGCGTCTGGGCTACGAGAAATACAAAGATATGCGTGATGAGTTACGCATCCTGCGTCAGAGCGGCATGCCGCTGACAGATAATCGTGATGCCGTGCAGGGCAATACCTTGCTGGCACGCCACTATAAGCAGGAGATGGCGAATCTGACGCAGTGGGTTAACAGCCTGGATGCACAGCACTTTAACGAGGTTATTCAGCAGCTGTCGCAGGCAAAACGCATCTTTATCATCGGTATGCGCAATGCCTACCCGGTGGCGCTGCACCTGCGCCAGCAACTGGTGCAGGCGCGTTCACAGGTGCATATTCTGCCGCAGCCGGGCCAGACGCTGGCAGAGGAGCTGGTGGATATCACACCGGACGACATGGTCATCGTGATGGCCTTTCGTCGTCGTCCACGCATTATTCGCCCGCTGATGCAGCAGTTGCAGGCAGCCGGTATCCCGCTGCTGGCGCTGTGTGAGCCGCAGGCGCAGACGGTGATTACCCTGGCGCGGTGGCAGCTTTGTACGCCGCTGGATAGCGTCTCCGCTTTTGACAGTTACAGCGCGGCCATGAGTCTGGTTAACCTGATTGCTAATGCCCTGCTGCATGAAATGCTGGCTCAGGGACGTCAGCGGATTCATCAGATCGCTGACCTGTATCAGCAGTTTGACGAACTGGAGCACCGTTAA
- a CDS encoding gamma-glutamyltransferase family protein, protein MIQSNMAPQGMAVTPHHLASESALAVLRDGGNAIEAMVAAAATIAVVYPHMNGLGGDGFWLILPPGGDPVAIDASGAAGSLAHRDFYADHPKIPHRGPKAALTVAGTVSGWQEALMLSKEMGTPPLPLARLLRDAIRYAADGIPVTASQSAATATFRSELQHQPGFSATFMPDGEVPQPGSRFTQPALANTLSQLTEEGLDSFYRGPLAHHLADEMATLGMPVTLNDLQQHRARRTTPLHLAHSEGDIWNIAPPTQGMVSLAILGITDRLAMAEADDAQTVHRIVEATKKAFALRDKHITDPRHVTEDLQALLNSDHLATLASQITDGEAAAWGSGRGPGDTVWMGVMDSSGLAVSFIQSIYHEFGSGVVLPGTGITWQNRGAAFSLDPDHLLALAPGKQPFHTLNPAAARLKDGRTMVYGAMGGDGQPQTQAAIFTRHVIQGLPLQQAVSAPRWLLGRTWGQSSDSLKLEGRFDDETVLMLRLWGHEVEMLPDFSESVGHAGAIVRHSNGMFEGASDPRSNGSAAGF, encoded by the coding sequence ATGATTCAAAGCAATATGGCCCCGCAGGGGATGGCGGTGACGCCGCACCATCTGGCGAGTGAAAGCGCACTCGCGGTACTGCGTGATGGCGGTAATGCCATTGAAGCGATGGTGGCCGCCGCCGCAACTATCGCGGTGGTCTATCCACACATGAATGGACTGGGCGGCGACGGTTTCTGGCTGATTCTGCCGCCCGGTGGTGATCCTGTCGCTATCGACGCCAGCGGCGCAGCAGGTTCACTGGCTCACCGCGATTTTTACGCCGATCACCCGAAAATTCCACATCGCGGACCGAAAGCGGCGCTGACCGTAGCCGGTACAGTCAGTGGCTGGCAGGAGGCACTGATGCTCTCTAAGGAGATGGGCACCCCGCCGCTGCCGCTGGCTCGTCTGCTGCGTGATGCCATTCGCTACGCCGCCGACGGCATTCCTGTGACCGCTTCACAGAGCGCCGCCACCGCAACGTTCCGCAGTGAGTTGCAGCATCAGCCCGGCTTCAGCGCCACGTTTATGCCTGACGGCGAGGTGCCGCAGCCCGGCAGCCGTTTTACCCAGCCCGCACTGGCGAACACCCTGAGTCAGCTCACCGAAGAGGGACTCGACAGTTTTTATCGCGGCCCGCTGGCTCATCATCTGGCCGACGAGATGGCGACACTGGGCATGCCGGTGACGCTGAACGATCTGCAGCAGCATCGCGCCCGCCGCACAACGCCACTGCACCTCGCACACAGTGAAGGCGACATCTGGAATATCGCCCCGCCGACGCAGGGCATGGTGTCGCTGGCAATCCTCGGCATCACCGACCGGCTGGCGATGGCGGAGGCTGATGACGCGCAGACGGTGCACCGCATCGTTGAAGCCACCAAGAAAGCCTTTGCACTGCGGGACAAACACATCACCGATCCGCGTCACGTTACCGAAGATCTGCAGGCGCTGCTGAATAGCGATCACCTTGCCACACTCGCCAGCCAGATCACCGATGGTGAGGCGGCAGCCTGGGGGAGCGGACGCGGCCCGGGCGATACCGTCTGGATGGGCGTGATGGACAGCAGCGGTCTGGCGGTCTCCTTTATTCAAAGCATCTATCACGAGTTTGGCAGTGGTGTGGTGCTGCCCGGCACCGGTATTACCTGGCAGAACCGTGGCGCGGCGTTTAGCCTGGATCCTGACCACTTACTCGCCCTTGCGCCCGGCAAGCAGCCGTTTCATACCCTGAATCCCGCCGCTGCGCGCCTGAAAGATGGCCGGACAATGGTGTATGGCGCCATGGGCGGAGATGGTCAGCCGCAGACCCAGGCGGCGATTTTTACCCGCCATGTCATTCAGGGCCTGCCGTTACAGCAGGCGGTCAGTGCGCCGCGCTGGCTGCTGGGCCGGACCTGGGGTCAATCGTCCGACTCACTGAAACTGGAAGGCCGTTTTGACGACGAAACGGTATTGATGCTGCGTCTGTGGGGACATGAGGTGGAAATGCTGCCGGACTTCAGCGAATCCGTGGGCCATGCGGGCGCCATCGTGCGTCACAGCAACGGCATGTTTGAGGGCGCAAGCGATCCGCGCAGTAACGGCAGCGCTGCCGGTTTTTAA
- the hpxX gene encoding oxalurate catabolism protein HpxX, producing the protein MNQHDWASYIGHMEQILQLELDDARRAELLIQLSRIAEMAAPLMAFPLDDRLEVAGVYQA; encoded by the coding sequence ATGAATCAACACGACTGGGCCAGCTACATCGGCCATATGGAGCAGATACTGCAACTGGAACTGGATGACGCCCGCCGCGCTGAACTGCTGATCCAGCTGTCGCGTATCGCGGAGATGGCGGCACCGCTGATGGCGTTTCCGCTGGACGATCGGCTGGAAGTGGCAGGAGTATACCAGGCATGA